Proteins from one Nitrososphaera sp. genomic window:
- the cofE gene encoding coenzyme F420-0:L-glutamate ligase — translation MAIQLFPIKVPLKKRRFDLFDAISKGFDFTADDILIVSSKFVSMSEGALVKLSSIVPTARARSLAKEASMDAKMAQLVLLEADYLLRGVPGFVLAVKDGMIAPNAGIDRSNVPRGYAILYPRKPFESARLLRQRFSEELGIRTGVVISDSRLMPTRVGTTGVSIAVSGFEPVEDMRGKMDLFGNRLRVTQKATSDGLATMGVALMGESNEGVPAVVARGVHVVWTDRELTWKDMAVAPEVDIYLSARKDLVKVR, via the coding sequence ATGGCAATACAACTATTCCCAATCAAGGTCCCTCTCAAAAAGCGCCGGTTCGACCTCTTTGATGCGATTTCAAAGGGCTTTGACTTCACGGCTGATGACATCCTCATCGTCTCAAGCAAGTTCGTGTCCATGAGCGAAGGCGCACTGGTAAAGCTCTCAAGCATAGTACCTACTGCCCGGGCGCGCAGCCTGGCTAAAGAGGCGAGCATGGATGCGAAAATGGCACAGCTGGTGCTTTTGGAGGCGGACTATCTTTTGAGAGGCGTCCCCGGATTTGTACTTGCTGTGAAAGACGGGATGATAGCGCCCAATGCAGGAATCGACAGGTCAAACGTTCCAAGAGGCTATGCAATCCTTTATCCCAGAAAACCGTTTGAAAGCGCGCGCCTCCTGCGGCAGCGGTTTTCTGAGGAACTTGGAATCCGCACTGGTGTTGTCATATCTGACAGCCGCCTCATGCCGACTCGTGTGGGAACAACAGGGGTATCCATCGCGGTTTCAGGATTTGAGCCGGTCGAGGACATGCGCGGGAAAATGGACCTATTTGGAAATCGCCTGAGAGTCACCCAGAAGGCAACTTCGGACGGGCTGGCGACCATGGGCGTGGCCCTGATGGGCGAATCAAACGAGGGGGTACCTGCAGTCGTGGCGAGAGGAGTACACGTAGTCTGGACGGACAGGGAACTGACCTGGAAGGACATGGCAGTCGCGCCTGAGGTCGACATTTACCTGAGCGCGCGTAAAGATCTGGTAAAGGTGAGGTAG